Below is a window of Fimbriimonadaceae bacterium DNA.
CGTCGTTTTTGGCCTGTATCCCGCTTATCGTGCATCGAGACTTTCACCCATTGACGCGTTGCGGACGGAGTAGACCATGGCAGATTATCCGCATCAACCGTGTAGCCGTGCCTTGTGGGAAAACTGGGTCGAAGAAAATGTCGACCTAATTCTAAAGGCAAACCTACCGCTTGTCGCCGTCTCAAGCCTGGACGAATGGAGTGAGTTTTGCAAGGGGCTCACCGGACAAACCACGCCCTGCGAAATGGTCAAGAGCTGGAACACCAGCAAAGACCAAATCGCCGCCGTGCGGCAACTGATGGAACGAACACCGGAGGGCTGGTTCTAGCCGAACAACATCATGGGACTTTGGCAATCGTTTCTGATCGCGCTCGGAATGCTCCGCCTGCACAAGCTGAGAGCCTTCCTGACCATGCTCGGCGTTATCATCGGCGTCTTTTCTGTGACGATCATCATCATGATCTCAAACGGGTTCCAATACTACGTCACTTACGAATTCAAGAAACTCGGCGCAGACACCATCTTTGTGAGCTACGACGGAGGACGGCGCAGTCAGGGCGGACCGTTTAGCGGAATTGCCGGACTGCGCGACGAGGACCTCCAATATCTCAAGGACCAGGTCCCTTCCATCGACATCCTCGCACCGATGCTCATGGTCCCCAGCCAGAAGGTTCTCTACGAAGATCGCACGCTCGATAATCCGAGGATTTTTGCCTCGGACGACAACTTCCATATCCTCAACAGACTTACGCTCATCAAAGGCAGACATATCTCCGAAACGGACATCCGCAATCGTGCCAACGTTTGCGTGATCGGAGAGGAGGTCATCACTAGGCTTGGGCTCGGCGATAATCCCCTTGGCAAGCTCATCAGTTTTAAGGGCATCACCCTTGAGGTCGTTGGCGTGTACAAGCGCTTCGACATGATGGGGCAGACCAACGCTCGCGACGTCCTCGTCCCCATCACCACCGCCCAAGATAAATGGCTGGGCGGCCGCTACTACAGCATGATCTCGTTCAAACCCAAGCCCGGTTACACCGTCGAAGAGACGATGGACCGAACTTGGGAAGCGCTCATGCGCCGATCCGACAATCGCAAAATCTACCGACTCGATTCACGCGAGTCGATCATGAATATTCTTGGGGGTGTTGTTGGAGCTGCCGGTGTCATCCTGGCGTTGGTTGCCGCCCTTTCGCTGCTCGTCGGTGGCATCGGCATCATGAACATCATGCTGGTCTCCGTCACCGAGCGCACAAAAGAGGTTGGCCTGCGCAAGGCCGTCGGCGCCAAAAGCGGTGCCGTTCTAACCCAGTTCTTGGTCGAATCGGCGACGCTTAGCCTTGTCGGCGGACTGATCGGGATGTTCGGAGCGTGGATGCTGGGGAACTTGGTCACACTGATGACCATCGCCAATAAGTGGCCTTCCGAGAGCGGCCTTGCCATGCCTTTCCCGGTTGTTGCCGGTATCGCGGCGGCGGCGTTCTCTGCGCTCATCGGGGTTGTCTTTGGCTTGTATCCTGCCATTCGTGCGGCTAAGCTGAGCCCGATCGAAGCGCTCAGGACGGACTAAGTTATGGGCGGTAAAGTCCCGCGTCGATACCGTTTCCTTCCCGCGACAAGATTGCTCGCCATCATCATTCGATTGCAAGAAGCTGACGAGCTCACAGAACTCGAAAAGTACAAACTCAACGCGCTTAAACTTGAGCAGGGTATTCGCCTACAGCAAAAAGAAGAAAAGCTCGAACAGCGGATTCGACGGCGATATCGGCCTTACTTGAAGTCAAACGTCTTGCGGCGCGCCGAAGAGATCGGCATCATGTCCGATGATCCTGTCTATCGACTGCTCGGCGAGCTTGCCAACAAACACTATCTCCTCGCCCGGAAGTACCTCACAGCGGCCCAGCGGATCGACTCGGCCAACGCACGGATTCAACTTGAGGCCGCCCAGATCCAACTGGACACCCTACTCATGCCTTCAGAGGTTGATTTACGGCTTTATGACGCGACAACCATGATGCTCAAAATCCTGGAGCGGTCTGAGCCAAAGCAGAAAAGCCAGACACAACAGTCCGACGAAAAGCCCGAATGAGCCGTCAACGATGAAAAGTGGATTTGGTAGCGGCGAGTGGATTTGAACCACCGACCTAACGGGTATGAACCGTGTGCTCTACCACTGAGCTACGCCGCCATCCAGGGAACTGATATTATGCGTCGATTTTAGTATCGGTTGCAAGGGTCCCGATGGTCAGCGGTCGGACATCAGATGTCAGCTATCAGCGGTTAGCTATCAGCAATCAGCAATCCCAAATCCCCAATCCAAAATCCAAAACCAAAATTCCTACGGCTTGCCCAACCCCGCAGGCGCCTGGTTCCGCCCAAGCAGTCCTGCCAAGGCAACTACCGTCACCAAATACGGCAAGGATTGCCAAAACTCGGGAGGCGGCTCCAAGCCCGCAATCTTGATCCCTTGCAGATTGATCTGGAGGGCCTGAAAAAACCCAAAGGCAACACACGCTATCAACGTTGGAATAGGTCGCCATCCGGAGATCACGAGGGCAGCAAGCGCGATAAATCCACGACCCGCCGTCATTCCGTCGCTAAAAACGCGCGTTGTGCTCACCATCAGCGTTCCTGCCAACCCACACAAAACACCAGTTGCCAGCAACGCCATCAGCCGAACTCGGACTGCTGAAACTCCCATTTGCCGAGCCTTGTCTGGGTCATTCCCCAGCGCGAGCAGACGAAGCCCACCGCGTGACCGCTGCACATAAAGCAGACACAGAAGTGGGAGCAAGAACGCCAGCGCGTCGTACATTGCCACTGGCATGATCGGCACCTTCGCGGCGAACGATTCATCCATGAATGTGCTGGCCAAGAAGTTGGTCCCCCCAAAGGCGATGATGTTTACCGCCATGCCGCTCACCACATGATCGACGCTGTAGGTTTGGGTAAGCAGGTAGTGCAGGAGCGACATCACAACCGCTGCGCCGATCCCGGCCAGCAGACCGAACATTGCACTTCCTGAGCTCAAGCCGACTATCGCAGCCAGACACGCTGCCGAGAGCATCTTTCCCTCAAGCGCGATGTTGATGATGCCGCTGCGCTCGCTGAAGAATCCGCCCAAAGCAGCAAGGATTAAGGGTGCGCTTAGGGTGATCGTGCTCCCCAACAAGGCGATGAGAAGATCAATCATGACGCACCTGCTTTCGATAGCGAATGACGGCGTAGACGATAATCAGCACCCCCAAAACAACACCGGTAATCCCCTTCGGAACACCTTCAACTTGCAAGGCGGTTGAACCCTTCGACAAAGCTCCAAAGAGAAATGCCGAAGGGATGAGCCCGATCGGTGTGCCTCCGGCAAGAAGCGCGACTCCGAGAGCCTCGAACCCATATCCCGATGAGAAATTGGCATAGAAGCGACCTTCAAAGGCGAGTACTTGACAAGCCCCCGCCAGTCCGCCGAGCGCACCTGAGACCGCCATCGCCCGTGCGGTCACCCGCTTCACGTTCACCCCGGCAAACTCAGCGGCTCGAGCCTTCGCACCGGTGAGCCTTAGCTCAAATCCCGCGACCGTTCGCTTGAACCAAATCCCGAACCCCAGCAGAATCGCCAACGCCAAAAGGAGGGCTAAATTGACCTGTGGCTCTGACCATACATTGCCTAATCGGGTTCCTTCGGACAACGTTGCCGTCGTCGCGCTCTGCTGGCCTTCCTGCTTGAGCGGTCCGGCTGTGAGATATTGTGTGAGCCGGAAAGCAACTTCGTTCAACATGATCGTCGTAATGACCTCGTGCCCGCCTCGGTATGCCTTGATCCAACCTGCTGGATACGCCCAAATAGCTCCGGCAACGCAGCCCGAAATAAGCGCCAACACTATGCCGATCCAACCTGGAATTGCCAATCCGACACAGGTCGCTGCGCCTGCCCCCGCCAAGAGCTGACCCTCTACGCCGATGTTAAACAGACCCGCCTGCAGACCGATGAACACGGCAAGTCCGGCGATGAGCAACGGAGTCATCTCTCTTAGAGTTCCGCTCACGGCATTGGAGCTTCCTAGACTTCCCTTGAACAGAGCCTGTACCGCTGCGATTGGAGAAACGCCGGTTAGCCACACGGCCCCAAGAAGCAGCAAGAACGATCCCAGGATGAGGAGCGGAATCTTGAAGCGGCTCATTCTCCCACCATCAATTGCCCGACCGTGGCACGGTCCCTTTCCTGCCCAGCCGGAGGATTGTGCAGCCGTCCCCGGTTCATCGCCACCAGTCGGTCACAGTTTTCCAGGAGTTCGTCGAGATCGTAGCTCACGATGAGCGCCACCGCACCCTCTTGACACTTGGCGCGTATGCTGTCGTAGAGCCGTCGGGTAGCGTCGATGTCGAGCCCGCGCGCCGGTTGGAATCCGAGTATGAGCTTTGGGTTCAACCACAACACCCTCGCCGCGACAAACCGTTGCTGATTTCCTCCACTCAGGCTCTGCATTGGGGAGTTCAGCCCGCCATGGCGGGTATCAAACATCGCGGCGATTTCATTCGCTGCCTGATGCTTGGGTTCGGTGCGAATCCATCTTCCATCACTAAATGGAGGGATCTCCTGAAGCCCCAGCATGGCGTTCTCCGTCAAGGGCCAAGAATCGACAACGCCCTCTTCATGGCGGTCCTCGGGAATGAGTCGCAGACCAAGCGCAATTCGTTCGGCAGTGGTCTTGTCGTTAAGGGTGATTTCATCCAAGCTGATCAGCCCGGAAGTCGGCCTGAGAATCCCCATGAGCGCCCAAAACAGTTCGCGTTGCCCGCTGCCATCTACCCCTGCAATCCCAACCACTTCCCCTTTACGAACCTCAAGGGAAAGCTCTTTCACGGCGTCTTCGCCGCGATGACCCTTCACGGTAAGGCGATCTATCACCAAAATCAGCGAGCCCCCTTGCCTCTCTGCACGCTCTGGTGGAGCCGACATTGCGTGGCCCACGATCAGTTCTGCCAACTCTGGACAGTCCGTTTCACTTACTGGCTTGGAGGTGATCAGCTTCCCGCCCCGCAGTACCGTCACGTCGTCGCAATGCTCCAAGACCTCAGGGATTCGGTGTGTCACGACAATAACGGTCGCCCCTTCTGAAGCGAGCCGTTTAAGGCTTGCGTAAAGTTGAGCGCTGTCTTGTGGCGAGAGCATTGCCGTTGGCTCGTCGAGGATCATGATCTTGGCGTTGCGCCAAAGCAGCTT
It encodes the following:
- a CDS encoding ABC transporter permease, yielding MGLWQSFLIALGMLRLHKLRAFLTMLGVIIGVFSVTIIIMISNGFQYYVTYEFKKLGADTIFVSYDGGRRSQGGPFSGIAGLRDEDLQYLKDQVPSIDILAPMLMVPSQKVLYEDRTLDNPRIFASDDNFHILNRLTLIKGRHISETDIRNRANVCVIGEEVITRLGLGDNPLGKLISFKGITLEVVGVYKRFDMMGQTNARDVLVPITTAQDKWLGGRYYSMISFKPKPGYTVEETMDRTWEALMRRSDNRKIYRLDSRESIMNILGGVVGAAGVILALVAALSLLVGGIGIMNIMLVSVTERTKEVGLRKAVGAKSGAVLTQFLVESATLSLVGGLIGMFGAWMLGNLVTLMTIANKWPSESGLAMPFPVVAGIAAAAFSALIGVVFGLYPAIRAAKLSPIEALRTD
- a CDS encoding ABC transporter permease, whose translation is MIDLLIALLGSTITLSAPLILAALGGFFSERSGIINIALEGKMLSAACLAAIVGLSSGSAMFGLLAGIGAAVVMSLLHYLLTQTYSVDHVVSGMAVNIIAFGGTNFLASTFMDESFAAKVPIMPVAMYDALAFLLPLLCLLYVQRSRGGLRLLALGNDPDKARQMGVSAVRVRLMALLATGVLCGLAGTLMVSTTRVFSDGMTAGRGFIALAALVISGWRPIPTLIACVAFGFFQALQINLQGIKIAGLEPPPEFWQSLPYLVTVVALAGLLGRNQAPAGLGKP
- a CDS encoding ABC transporter permease, giving the protein MSRFKIPLLILGSFLLLLGAVWLTGVSPIAAVQALFKGSLGSSNAVSGTLREMTPLLIAGLAVFIGLQAGLFNIGVEGQLLAGAGAATCVGLAIPGWIGIVLALISGCVAGAIWAYPAGWIKAYRGGHEVITTIMLNEVAFRLTQYLTAGPLKQEGQQSATTATLSEGTRLGNVWSEPQVNLALLLALAILLGFGIWFKRTVAGFELRLTGAKARAAEFAGVNVKRVTARAMAVSGALGGLAGACQVLAFEGRFYANFSSGYGFEALGVALLAGGTPIGLIPSAFLFGALSKGSTALQVEGVPKGITGVVLGVLIIVYAVIRYRKQVRHD
- a CDS encoding ABC transporter ATP-binding protein yields the protein MPYAVSMQGMTKRFGAVEALNEVTLNVASGSIHAVVGENGAGKTTLMRILYGALAADEGLLKVNENEVHFKNAAQGIATGIGMVSQHYSIIPELTCLQNLMLGAEPGPLISLKPAQERAQSLAERMGFTFEWDALAETLSPAQAQKLEILKLLWRNAKIMILDEPTAMLSPQDSAQLYASLKRLASEGATVIVVTHRIPEVLEHCDDVTVLRGGKLITSKPVSETDCPELAELIVGHAMSAPPERAERQGGSLILVIDRLTVKGHRGEDAVKELSLEVRKGEVVGIAGVDGSGQRELFWALMGILRPTSGLISLDEITLNDKTTAERIALGLRLIPEDRHEEGVVDSWPLTENAMLGLQEIPPFSDGRWIRTEPKHQAANEIAAMFDTRHGGLNSPMQSLSGGNQQRFVAARVLWLNPKLILGFQPARGLDIDATRRLYDSIRAKCQEGAVALIVSYDLDELLENCDRLVAMNRGRLHNPPAGQERDRATVGQLMVGE